ACATGTTCTGACCACCGACCTTGACTGAGCTTGACTTAGCAGCATCAATCGTGGCGACCAGCGATGTAAATGGCGGACAGACAACAACTTCCGGCGATTGGGCTTTGCCCGCAAAGGAGGCTACCGCACCTGCCAATGCTTGAGCATCGGCAGGCAATGTGTACATTTTCCAGTTTCCAGCGACGATTTTGGTACGTGTCATTTCGCCGCGCCTAATCTGTTAACGCCGCGACGCCGGGAAGAACCTTGCCCTCAAGGAACTCCAGCGATGCGCCGCCGCCGGTAGAAATGTGTGAAAACTTCTTTTCAAGGCCCGACTTGGCAACTGCTGCAGCAGAGTCACCGCCGCCAACAATTGTGACTGCGCCGGAGCCGGTCAGATCGGCAAGGACCTTGGCCATCTCCATTGTACCGAGCGCAAACTTGTCGATTTCAAAAACACCCATCGGTCCATTCCAGACGACTGTCTTACAGCCGCTCAGCTCGGATTGGAATAGCTTCACCGATTCGGGTCCGATGTCAAGCCCCTTGAGATTGGCAGGAATTGATCCGGCGCTGTGATAACTGACGCTGGCGGTTTCGTTGACTTCAGCCGCACAGGCGAAGTCCACCGGAAGAATCAGCTTCACATTTTTAGCAGCCGCCTGCTTGAGCAGATCAGCCGCAAGTTCGATTTTATCGGATTCAAGAAGCGAGCCGCCGATTTCTTTGCCCTGAGCTTTCAGGAATGTAAACGCCATTCCACCGCCGATCAGAATCTTGTCGACCTTGCCAAGCAGATTGGTGATGACATCAATCTTGCCGGAGATCTTTGCGCCGCCCAGCAAAGCTGCAAAGGGACGTTTGGGATTGGCAAGAGCGCCGCCGAGGAAGTCGAGTTCCTTCTTCATCAGATAACCGGCAGCAGATTGCTCGAAGAAATGCGTGACGCCTTCCGTCGAGGCGTGGGCGCGATGCGCCGAGCCGAATGCGTCATTGACATAGAGGTCGCCAAGGAACGCCAGTTTTTCGGCAAATGCGGCATCGTTGGCTTCTTCTTCTTTATGGAAACGCAAGTTCTCTAGAAGCAGGATGTCGCCATTCTTGAGATTGGAAACTGCCTCTTCAGCAATTGGACCAATGCACTCGTCTGCGAATCGAACTTTTTTGCCGGTGAGTTTTTCGAGCACCGGTACAACCGGCTTGAGGCTAAACTCTGGAGTCGGACCACCTTTGGGGCGGCCAAGATGCGACATCAGAATCAACTTTCCGCCGGAGTTCACGACCTTCATGATTGAAGGAAGCGACTCGCGTATGCGCAAATCATCCTTAACAACTCCGTCCTTAAGCGGGACGTTGAAGTCGACGCGCATTAAAACGCGTCGACCAGAGAGTTGCAGATCGTCGATTGACAATTTTTTCATACTACATCATCCGTTCAAGAGCGTCCACCATGCGGCACGAGAAGCCCCATTCGTTGTCATACCAGGAGAAGACCTTGATAAAGCTACCCTTGGCTTGTGTCATGCGTGAATCGAAAACTGATGAATGGCTGTTGCCGACGACGTCAATCGAGACGATTTCTTCAGTACAGTACTCAAGGAACCCTTTCATCTTGCCGTTGGCAGCTTCCTTGACGGCATTATTGAGGTCATCTACCGTCACGTCTTTGGAAAGGATGGCGCAGAAGTCGACCAGCGAACCATCCGAAGTCGGTACGCGGACGGCTAGTCCGTCAAGTTTGCCCTTCATCGCCGGGATTACTTCGGCAATCGCCTTGGCAGCTCCGGTCGTTGTCGGAATCATTGAAAGCGCAGCGGCACGGGCACGGCGGAGGTCCTTGTGCGGCAGGTCGAGAATCTTCTGGTCATTGGTGTAAGCGTGGATAGTGGTCATCAAGCCCTTCTCGATACCGAACTTGTCGTTGATGACCTTCACTACCGGAGCCAGACAGTTGGTTGTGCAGGAGCCGATGGAAATGACATCGTGCTTGCTCTTGTCGTAATCGTCCCAGTTGACACCGAACACAAACGTTCCATCATGTCCCTTGGCCGGAGCAGAAATCAGCACCTTCTTGGCGCCGCCGGCGATGTGTTTCGATGCGCCTTCCTTATCGGTGAACTTGCCGGTTGATTCCACGACGACTTGCACACCTTGGGCGGAGTGCGGTAACTTAGCCGGATCGAGTTCCTTGGTGACCTTGATCTTCTTGCCGTTAACGATGATGTTGTCGCCTTCGACGCTGACTTCGCCATCGAACTTGCGATGCACGGAATCATACTTGAACAGATGCGCCAGTGTAGCAGCATCGGTGACGTCGTTGATCGTTACCACTTCAAGCTTGTTTTCCTTGACTGCTTTGCGCAGTATCAACCGGCCAATACGTCCAAATCCATTGATCGCAATCTTAGTCGACATAAACTCCTCAACTTCCCTGCTATTTGCTCAAGTTTAAGTACATAATTCCCAGCGAAAACTGCACGCCTGAATAGTCGCTGATTCCCGCAATATCTCCGGAAAATTTCACATTCATGTATTTCACTGTTACGTCAAACTGCAGCGACTCGGTCAGTGGAAATTCGACACCGCCGCCTGCCCACCAAGTCCAATCAGACTCGCTCGACAGTGAACCGTCAGTGTAGCGAATCCAGTACGAATCATAGGGTCCGAGGCTCGCCGTCTCCCTGCCGAGCACATAGGCTCCGCCGCCTTCGAAATAGGGCCGCGCCTTGCCGGGCAGCTGCT
This is a stretch of genomic DNA from bacterium. It encodes these proteins:
- a CDS encoding phosphoglycerate kinase, which translates into the protein MKKLSIDDLQLSGRRVLMRVDFNVPLKDGVVKDDLRIRESLPSIMKVVNSGGKLILMSHLGRPKGGPTPEFSLKPVVPVLEKLTGKKVRFADECIGPIAEEAVSNLKNGDILLLENLRFHKEEEANDAAFAEKLAFLGDLYVNDAFGSAHRAHASTEGVTHFFEQSAAGYLMKKELDFLGGALANPKRPFAALLGGAKISGKIDVITNLLGKVDKILIGGGMAFTFLKAQGKEIGGSLLESDKIELAADLLKQAAAKNVKLILPVDFACAAEVNETASVSYHSAGSIPANLKGLDIGPESVKLFQSELSGCKTVVWNGPMGVFEIDKFALGTMEMAKVLADLTGSGAVTIVGGGDSAAAVAKSGLEKKFSHISTGGGASLEFLEGKVLPGVAALTD
- the gap gene encoding type I glyceraldehyde-3-phosphate dehydrogenase — translated: MSTKIAINGFGRIGRLILRKAVKENKLEVVTINDVTDAATLAHLFKYDSVHRKFDGEVSVEGDNIIVNGKKIKVTKELDPAKLPHSAQGVQVVVESTGKFTDKEGASKHIAGGAKKVLISAPAKGHDGTFVFGVNWDDYDKSKHDVISIGSCTTNCLAPVVKVINDKFGIEKGLMTTIHAYTNDQKILDLPHKDLRRARAAALSMIPTTTGAAKAIAEVIPAMKGKLDGLAVRVPTSDGSLVDFCAILSKDVTVDDLNNAVKEAANGKMKGFLEYCTEEIVSIDVVGNSHSSVFDSRMTQAKGSFIKVFSWYDNEWGFSCRMVDALERMM